From Terriglobia bacterium, a single genomic window includes:
- a CDS encoding YtxH domain-containing protein, translated as MNINVSDKIIYLGAGCGIGMILGLLFAPQSGEEIRHTLTHKMDDLTHKVQDKISHSGIGDTASQTWNSVVEKGKNVAQIGRQRLNESMESGKRKYNESIETGDFSER; from the coding sequence ATGAACATCAACGTTAGCGACAAAATCATTTACCTGGGAGCCGGATGCGGAATCGGCATGATCCTCGGATTATTGTTCGCGCCGCAATCCGGTGAAGAGATCCGGCACACACTGACGCACAAGATGGACGACCTGACGCACAAGGTTCAGGACAAAATTTCACATTCCGGCATCGGCGATACGGCGAGCCAGACCTGGAACAGCGTTGTCGAAAAAGGGAAAAACGTGGCGCAGATCGGCCGCCAACGCCTGAATGAATCGATGGAGTCGGGGAAACGCAAATACAACGAATCCATCGAGACCGGCGATTTTTCCGAACGATAG